In the genome of Raphanus sativus cultivar WK10039 chromosome 4, ASM80110v3, whole genome shotgun sequence, one region contains:
- the LOC108849694 gene encoding mediator of RNA polymerase II transcription subunit 18, with amino-acid sequence MECVVQGIIETQHVEALEILLQGLCGVQRERLRVHELTLKSVPNLGVVSSEVRLLCDLDQQPEPTWTVKHVGGAMRGAGADQISVMVRTMIESKVSKNALRMFYSLGYKLDHELLKVGFAFHFQRAAQISVSVSSVNKMPKIHAIDEAVPVTPGMQIVVVTAPATPENYGEVAAAVSSFCEFLAPLVHLSKPFISTGVVPTAAAAAASLMSDGGGTTL; translated from the exons ATGGAGTGTGTTGTTCAAGGAATCATTGAGACACAG CATGTTGAAGCTCTTGAGATCCTTCTTCAAGGTCTTTGTGGTGTTCAACGCGAACGCTTGAGAGTTCATGAGCTAACTTTAAAAAGCGTCCCAAATCTTG GAGTTGTATCTTCAGAAGTTAGGCTTTTATGTGACCTTGACCAACAACCAGAGCCCACATG gACGGTTAAACATGTTGGAGGTGCGATGAGAGGTGCAGGAGCTGATCAGATCTCTGTTATGGTAAGAACCATGATCGAGAGTAAAGTCAGCAAGAACGCTCTGCGTATGTTCTACTCCCTCGGTTACAAACTAGACCACGAGCTTCTCAAAGTTGGCTTCGCTTTCCACTTCCAACGGGCCGCGCAGATAAGCGTCTCCGTGTCTTCGGTGAACAAGATGCCTAAGATTCATGCCATAGATGAGGCTGTTCCCGTAACGCCTGGGATGCAGATTGTTGTTGTTACGGCTCCAGCGACACCTGAGAACTACGGTGAAGTCGCAGCTGCTGTTTCATCTTTCTGTGAATTTCTCGCTCC gcTTGTGCACTTGTCGAAACCCTTCATCTCTACGGGAGTTGTGCCGACCGCTGCTGCGGCTGCTGCATCTCTTATGTCGGATGGAGGTGGTACTACATTGTGA
- the LOC108855463 gene encoding uncharacterized protein LOC108855463, with protein MGRGRQRGRSQRKHFKESRENVWKRPKSDAPDNNAVADDKPTWEPFLTDNPNFEEYYKEQGIVKAEEWDLFMEILRKPLPAAFRVNSNSQFCDEIISILENDFVKSLQAEAIEGGELEAIKPLPWYPKNLAWHSNFSRKEIRKNKILERFHEFLKLENEVGNMTRQEAVSMVPPLFLDVHPDHFVLDMCAAPGSKTFQLLEIIHGASEPGTLPNGMVVANDVDFQRSNLLIHQTKRMCTANLIVTNHEGQQFPGCRLKGPSDDIPINQLSFDRVLCDVPCSGDGTLRKAPDIWRKWNSGMGNGLHSLQVILAMRGLSLLKVGGKMIYSTCSMNPVEDEAVVAEILRRCGDSVELVDVSDKLPELIRRPGLKTWKVRDKGGWFTSYKDVPQNRRGGVVVSMFPSGENLKDSTETTQENENGGVNGSDDGCKETDNSVVDAIPDEPVVEVSDLPLERCMRIVPHDQNTGAFFIAVLHKVSPLPDFQEKPNPRKHSSKKNADSTEKSPAEEAVVIADAEPVESPVEKVTEADANDEKDDSLEPEKQNTEGETITEEKKGGNTNQAAGKRKVPMQGKWKGFDPVVFLKDETLIDSIKEFYGIKDESFPLYGRLVTRNTDTSSVKRIYYVSKSVKEVLQLNFAVGQQLKIASVGLKMFERQSAKEGSSKPCSFRISSEGLPVILPYITKQVLYTPMADFKHLLEHKSIRFPDFVNPQLSQKATDLVLGCCVVILSDGEEAVKVDAKTIAISCWRGNNSLAVMITPADCQELLERLAEKTPKTEDGSVNGSNGDSGAMETA; from the exons ATGGGAAGAGGAAGACAGAGAGGTCGTTCTCAGAGAAAACATTTCAAAGAGAGCAGAGAGAATGTCTGGAAACGCCCCAAATCCGATGCTCCCGACAACAACGCCGTCGCTGACGACAAACCCACCTGGGAGCCTTTCTTGACCGATAACCCTAACTTCGAGGAGTACTACAAG GAACAAGGGATAGTGAAAGCAGAAGAGTGGGATCTGTTTATGGAGATTCTTCGTAAGCCTTTGCCTGCTGCCTTTAGGGTTAACTCCAA TAGCCAGTTTTGCGATGAGATTATATCAATATTGGAGAATGACTTTGTGAAATCTCTCCAGGCTGAG gcCATAGAAGGTGGTGAGTTGGAGGCTATTAAGCCCTTGCCTTGGTATCCTAAGAATCTCGCTTGGCATTCTAATTTTTCTCGCAAGGAGATTAGGAAAAATAAGATACTCGAGAG GTTTCATGAATTTCTGAAACTAGAAAATGAAGTTGGAAACATGACTAGACAGGAAGCTGTTAGCATG GTGCCTCCTCTTTTCCTCGACGTACATCCAGATCATTTTGTGCTTGATA TGTGTGCTGCACCGGGTTCGAAAACGTTTCAGCTGCTTGAGATTATTCATGGAGCATCGGAACCAGGAACTCTACCTAATGGAATG GTGGTGGCTAACGATGTTGATTTCCAAAGATCTAACCTTCTTATTCACCAAACAAAGAGAATGTGCACAGCCAACTTGATAGTGACTAATCACGAAGGGCAACAGTTCCCCGGGTGCCGCTTGAAAGGCCCAAGTGATGATATACCCATTAATCAGCTTTCGTTTGACCGTGTTCTATGTGATGTTCCGTGCAGTGGTGATGGTACACTGCGCAAGGCTCCAGACATCTGGCGTAAATG GAATTCTGGAATGGGCAATGGACTCCATAGCCTACAGGTTATCCTTGCTATGAGGG GTTTATCGCTGTTGAAAGTTGGTGGGAAAATGATATACTCAACCTGCTCAATGAACCCAGTTGAGGATGAAGCTGTTGTCGCTGAG ATTCTAAGGAGGTGTGGAGACTCTGTTGAACTTGTAGATGTTTCTGATAAGCTTCCTGAACTCATACGAAGGCCAGGTCTTAAGACATGGAAG GTGCGTGATAAAGGTGGGTGGTTTACTTCTTACAAAGACGTTCCCCAAAACCGAAGAGGTGGAGTTGTTGTGAGCATGTTTCCTTCTGGGGAAAACCTCAAGGATTCAACCGAAACAACTCAGGAGAATGAGAATGGTGGTGTTAACGGCAGTGACGATGGATGCAAAGAAACGGATAATTCTGTGGTGGATGCTATTCCTGATGAACCAGTTGTTGAAGTCTCTGATCTTCCTCTTGAACGTTGCATGAGGATAGTGCCTCATGATCAGAACACCGGAGCCTTCTTCATCGCTGTCCTCCACAAAGTTTCACCACTGCCAG ATTTTCAGGAGAAACCAAATCCAAGAAAACACTCATCTAAGAAAAATGCTGACTCGACAGAAAAGTCACCGGCTGAAGAAGCTGTTGTCATTGCTGATGCTGAACCAGTAGAGAGTCCAGTGGAAAAAGTTACAGAAGCAGATGCAAACGATGAGAAAGATGATAGCTTGGAGCCTGAGAAGCAAAACACAGAGGGAGAAACCATCactgaagagaagaaaggaGGCAATACGAATCAGGCGGCAGGCAAGAGAAAAGTACCAATGCAAGGGAAGTGGAAAGGCTTCGACCCTGTTGTTTTCCTGAAAGACGAGACGTTAATCGATAGCATCAAGGAGTTTTACGGTATCAAAGATGAATCATTCCCATTGTATGGTCGTCTCGTGACGAGAAACACCGACACAAGCAGCGTGAAGAGGATTTACTATGTTTCAAAATCTGTCAAGGAAGTTCTTCAGCTGAATTTTGCAGTCGGACAGCAGCTTAAGATTGCTTCCGTTGGCCTCAAGATGTTT GAGAGACAATCTGCAAAAGAAGGTTCAAGCAAGCCGTGCTCATTCCGTATATCATCGGAAGGACTACCTGTGATCCTTCCGTACATCACTAAACAAGTTCTCTACACTCCAATGGCAGACTTCAAACATCTTCTGGAGCACAAATCGATCAGGTTTCCGGATTTTGTCAATCCACAGTTGAGTCAGAAAGCAACTGACCTTGTCCTGGGATGCTGCGTTGTGATTCTCAGCGATG GTGAAGAAGCGGTGAAAGTAGATGCAAAGACAATAGCGATCAGTTGCTGGAGAGGGAATAATAGTTTGGCTGTTATGATCACTCCTGCGGATTGCCAGGAGCTGCTAGAGAGACTTGCTGAGAAAACACCTAAAACAGAGGATGGTTCTGTTAATGGAAGCAATGGCGATTCAGGAGCTATGGAGACAGCTTAG
- the LOC130511311 gene encoding uncharacterized protein LOC130511311, which yields MASSSQNNLDNAFDDAFDDAFDAAFDKRFDQVMENLTIRNDQEARRNARKKRAYIERHREEGHILLWNDYFSETPTFPENMFRRRFRMNRPLFMRIVDRLSTEVEYFREKRDALGRISLSPLQKCTAAIRVLAYGSAADTVDEYLRLAESTTRLCVEKFAEGIISLFGDQYLRRPTPADLQRLLDAGEYRGFPEMIGSIDCMHWRWKNCPFAWKGQYSRGSAKPTIVLEAVASFDLWIWHAFFGAPGTLNDINVLERSPVFYDIIHGQTPNVTFFVNGSEYHMPYYLTDGIYPKWATFIQSIPLPQGPKAVLFAQRQEGTRKDIERAFGVLQARFAIVKNPVLFWDKDKIWNIMMACIILHNMIVEDERSGYTLENNAEFTQGEDNRTSHVDHTFYTGAPKSFANQMDVETSIRDTQMHQHLKNNLVEHIWSKFG from the coding sequence atggcttcttcttctcaaaataatttagataatgCATTTGATGATGCATTTGATGATGCATTTGATGCTGCATTTGATAAACGTTTTGATCAAGTCATGGAGAATCTAACCATTCGTAATGATCAAGAAGCAAGAAGAAATGCAAGAAAAAAACGAGCTTACATCGAAAGACATCGTGAAGAAGGGCATATTCTTTTATGGAATGATTATTTCAGTGAAACTCCAACGTTTCCCGAAAATATGTTCCGCCGACGTTTTAGAATGAACAGGCCATTGTTCATGCGCATTGTTGATCGACTCTCCACCGAGGTTGAATATTTTCGGGAAAAGCGCGATGCCCTCGGAAGGATTAGTCTCTCTCCCCTTCAAAAATGTACTGCAGCCATTCGTGTCTTGGCATATGGTTCTGCGGCTGATACGGTCGACGAATACCTCCGGCTCGCTGAATCAACAACTCGGTTATGTGTGGAAAAATTTGCGGAAGGAATTATATCTTTGTTCGGCGATCAATACCTAAGAAGACCAACACCGGCTGATCTTCAACGTCTACTCGATGCTGGAGAGTATCGTGGATTTCCCGAGATGATAGgaagcatcgactgtatgcattggcGGTGGAAGAATTGTCCCTTTGCTTGGAAAGGGCAATACTCTCGTGGTTCGGCTAAACCAACAATCGTTTTAGAGGCGGTTGCTTCATTTGATCTCTGGATATGGCATGCGTTTTTTGGAGCTCCAGGTACTTTAAATGATATCAATGTTCTTGAACGTTCGCCTGTTTTTTATGACATAATACATGGTCAAACTCCGAATGTCACTTTCTTTGTCAATGGAAGCGAGTATCATATGCCTTACTATCTTACCGATGGTATTTATCCGAAATGGGCAACTTTTATCCAATCTATTCCTTTACCACAAGGACCGAAAGCAGTTTTATTTGCTCAACGTCAAGAAGGCACTCGGAAAGATATCGAGCGTGCTTTTGGAGTCTTGCAAGCTCGGTTTGCTATTGTTAAAAATCCAGTGCTGTTTTGGGATAAAGACAAAATTTGGAATATTATGATGGCATGTATCATACTCCATAATATGATAGTAGAAGATGAACGAAGTGGATACACTCTAGAAAATAATGCAGAGTTCACGCAAGGCGAAGACAACAGAACTTCACATGTCGATCACACATTTTATACAGGTGCCCCTAAAAGTTTCGCAAACCAGATGGATGTTGAGACAAGTATTCGTGATACACAAATGCATCAACATCTGAAAAACAATTTGGTTGAACATATATGGAGTAAATTTGGATGA
- the LOC108853658 gene encoding glutathione S-transferase T3-like, whose product MPLSPPSPLSPPSPLSPPSPLSPPSPPSPPSPLSPPSPPSPPSPLSPLSPISLLSPISFTSVMDFNPFHDSANFVELLNSQQNVVFGSQSEGSVSLSASQAPLVASQEAPAERKGRRTWTTTDDIVLISSWLNTSKDPLVGNEQKCTAFWQRIADYFSASPKVAGGKKITKTQCKQRWHKMNDKVNKFCGAYEAATRNRTSGMNEDDVLKMAHDIFLNNHQKKFTFEHAWKELRDDQKWCLLSVNGSSSKRRKFDNGSHSESSHAATNETNASVDAEGTPRPPGVKAAKAQKWKKVGEEKEVAGFNNMWSIKKEDLAMKTEITKMRLLESLVNKQVPLDEYEEVLKKKLIKELM is encoded by the coding sequence ATGCCTctgtctcctccttctcctctgtcgcctccttctcctctgtctcctccttctcctctgtctcccccttctcctccttctcctccttctcctctgtctcccccttctcctccttctcctccttctcctctgtCTCCTCTGTCTCCTATCTCTCTTCTATCTCCTATCTCTTTCACTTCGGTAATGGATTTCAATCCATTTCATGACTCTGCCAACTTTGTTGAACTACTTAATAGTCAACAAAATGTTGTCTTTGGCAGTCAAAGTGAAGGAAGTGTTTCACTCTCTGCATCGCAAGCTCCTCTCGTAGCCAGTCAAGAAGCACCAGCAGAGCGTAAGGGACGAAGGACGTGGACGACAACAGATGATATAGTGTTGATCAGCTCGTGGTTGAACACGAGCAAAGATCCACTTGTTGGGAATGAGCAAAAATGCACGGCTTTCTGGCAGAGAATTGCAGATTACTTCTCGGCGTCTCCTAAGGTTGCTGGTGggaaaaaaatcacaaaaactcAGTGCAAGCAACGTTGGCACAAGATGAATGATAAGGTTAACAAGTTTTGTGGGGCTTATGAAGCAGCAACAAGAAACAGAACCAGTGGTATGAACGAGGATGATGTGCTCAAAATGGCCCACGATATCTTCTTGAACAACCATCAAAAGAAGTTCACCTTTGAGCATGCGTGGAAGGAGCTTCGCGATGACCAGAAGTGGTGTCTACTCTCAGTAAATGGAAGCAGCTCGAAAAGGAGGAAATTCGACAATGGTTCACATTCAGAAAGCTCTCACGCAGCTACAAATGAAACAAATGCTTCTGTAGATGCTGAAGGAACACCTCGTCCTCCTGGTGTTAAGGCAGCAAAAGCACAGAAGTGGAAGAAGGTGGGTGAGGAAAAAGAGGTCGCTGGCTTCAACAATATGTGGAGCATCAAGAAGGAGGATTTGGCAATGAAGACAGAGATCACGAAGATGAGGCTACTTGAGAGTCTTGTTAATAAACAAGTACCACTTGATGAATACGAAGAAGTTCTCAAGAAAAAACTCATAAAAGAGTTGATGTAA
- the LOC130511485 gene encoding E3 ubiquitin-protein ligase RFI2-like: protein MAGANDDDDRNNQSTDSAAHVAGKRGNKEEDYSTLVEISCSICLELVIDDDSRSMAKLQCGHQFHLGNWNLQPLHV, encoded by the exons ATGGCCGGAgctaatgatgatgatgatcgtaACAACCAATCGACGGATTCCGCCGCACATGTCGCTGGAAAACGCGGGAACAAGGAGGAGGATTATTCTACTCTTGTTGAAATCTCGTGCTCGATTTGCCTCGAGTTGGTGATCGACGATGATTCCAGATCCATGGCTAAGCTCCAATGTGGTCACCAATTCCATTTGG GGAACTGGAACCTTCAGCCACTACAT GTCTAG
- the LOC108849600 gene encoding peroxidase 17, with product MSLRNLHLILYLLLLTVVTGEILRPRFYSETCPEAESIVRREMKKAMFREARSVASVMRLQFHDCFVNGCDASVLLDDTPNMLGEKLSLSNINSLRSFEVVDDIKEALEKACPATVSCADIVIMASRDAVALTGGPDWEVKLGRKDSLTASQKDSDDIMPSPRANATFLIDLFKRFDLSVKDMVALSGSHSIGQGRCFSIMFRLYNQSGSGKPDPVLEPVYKKKLNKLCPLGGDENVTGDLDATPHVFDNQYFKDLVSGRGFLNSDQTLYTSRETREYVKRFSEDQGEFFRAFAEGMVKLGDLQSGRPGEVRFNCRVVNRIHNDVLLVS from the exons atgtCTCTTCGTAACCTCCATCTCATCCTCTACCTGCTTCTCTTGACGGTGGTCACCGGAGAAATTCTCCGACCAAGATTCTACAGCGAAACATGCCCTGAAGCTGAATCCATAGTAAGAAGAGAAATGAAGAAAGCCATGTTCAGAGAAGCAAGAAGCGTCGCTTCCGTTATGCGTCTCCAGTTTCACGACTGTTTCGTTAAT GGATGTGACGCATCTGTGTTGCTCGACGACACACCGAACATGCTTGGTGAGAAACTATCACTTTCCAACATCAATTCACTGAGATCTTTCGAAGTTGTGGACGACATTAAAGAAGCTCTGGAGAAAGCTTGTCCAGCTACTGTTTCTTGTGCCGACATCGTTATCATGGCTTCTCGTGACGCCGTTGCTCTT ACAGGAGGACCGGACTGGGAAGTGAAGCTAGGGAGGAAAGACAGTTTAACCGCGAGTCAAAAAGATTCTGACGATATAATGCCGAGTCCAAGAGCAAACGCAACGTTCTTGATTGATCTCTTCAAAAGATTCGATCTTTCCGTCAAAGACATGGTTGCTTTATCTGGGTCACACTCGATTGGTCAAGGTCGGTGTTTTTCTATCATGTTTAGGCTTTATAACCAATCCGGTTCTGGTAAACCGGATCCAGTTCTCGAACCGGTTTACAAGAAGAAGCTTAACAAGCTTTGTCCTTTGGGTGGAGACGAGAACGTGACCGGAGATCTAGACGCAACACCACATGTTTTTGATAACCAGTACTTCAAAGACTTGGTCTCAGGGAGAGGGTTCCTTAATTCTGATCAGACTCTGTACACGAGTAGAGAGACAAGAGAGTATGTGAAAAGGTTTAGTGAGGATCAAGGGGAGTTCTTCAGGGCTTTTGCAGAAGGGATGGTGAAACTGGGTGATTTGCAATCTGGTAGACCTGGTGAGGTTAGGTTTAATTGTAGAGTTGTTAATAGAATCCATAATGATGTATTGCTTGTCTCTTGA
- the LOC108850770 gene encoding zinc finger CCCH domain-containing protein 59-like, with protein MSYYKAPRRYSKERNFGVERQQGFASDIVPRRPYDNRMNIKGPNKWSRNLVWTASDGNMPRKNDCTYALSSYQQRKDAAYGQRSSYASYVKGWGSSDKGSPKSKDCVCKFWKAGNCKKGDHCSFLHSWTSLPGMVMVAALEGHKKGLKGIALPQGSDKLFSASSDGTLRIWDCHTGQCVHTIHLQAEAGSLMSEGPWVFLGLPNAVKAFNVQTSKDLHLNGVVGQVRAMTVGNGMLFAGTSSGSISVWKATDTESDPFTYLTSLEGHHSGEVTCFIVGGQRLYSGSVDKTIKVWDLNTLECTMTLRQHTDTVTSLLCWDQYLISSCLDGTINVWACSENGSLKVTNTRRQGQSVHTLCGMSDAEGKPIMFCSYQNGTVSICDLPSFEERGKMFSTNTVGTITIGPEGLLFTGDKSGKLCVWSLAGTKI; from the exons ATGAGTTACTACAAGGCTCCAAGGAGATACTCTAAGGAAAGGAACTTTGGAGTGGAAAGACAACAAGGGTTTGCTTCTGATATAGTTCCGAGAAGACCTTATGACAATAGGATGAACATTAAGGGTCCAAATAAGTGGTCCAGGAATCTAGTTTGGACGGCATCAGATGGCAACATGCCAAGGAAGAATGATTGCACCTATGCCTTGTCGTCATACCAGCAGAGGAAGGATGCTGCTTATGGGCAAAGAAGCTCATATGCTTCATACGTTAAAGGTTGGGGGTCTAGTGATAAAGGCAGTCCCAAGTCTAAGGACTGTGTGTGTAAGTTTTGGAAAGCTGGAAACTGCAAGAAGGGTGATCATTGCTCTTTCTTGCACTCTTGGACTAGCCTCCCCGGGATGGTCATGGTAGCTGCTCTTGAAGGACACAAGAag GGTCTGAAAGGGATTGCACTTCCTCAGGGTTCAGATAAACTCTTTTCAGCCAGTAGCGATGGTACATTGCGAATATGGGACTGTCACACTGGCCAGTGTGTTCATACAATCCACCTCCAGGCGGAAGCTGGGTCGTTAATGAGTGAAGGCCCATGGGTTTTCCTTGGCTTGCCGAATGCTGTGAAG GCTTTTAACGTTCAAACCAGCAAAGATTTGCATCTTAACGGAGTGGTTGGTCAGGTCCGTGCTATGACTGTTGGCAATGGAATGCTTTTTGCTGGGACAAGC TCTGGTAGTATATCCGTCTGGAAAGCTACTGACACCGAGTCTGATCCTTTCACATATCTCACATCTCTGGAGGGACACCATAGCGGTGAAGTCACTTGCTTTATTGTTGGAGGTCAGCGGCTATACTCTGGTTCTGTAGATAAAACAATAAAGGTGTGGGATCTCAATACACTGGAATGTACAATGACACTGAGGCAACATACCGACACGGTCACCTCCCTCCTATGTTGGGATCAATATCTCATATCGTCTTGTTTGGATGGGACCATCAACGTCTGGGCTTGTTCTGAAAATGGAAGCTTGAAAGTTACTAATACACGGAGACAAGGACAA AGTGTGCATACTCTTTGTGGGATGAGTGATGCAGAGGGCAAACCGATCATGTTCTGCTCTTACCAAAACGGAACTGTCAGCATATGTGATCTACCATC TTTTGAAGAGAGAGGAAAGATGTTCTCTACAAACACGGTCGGCACAATCACAATTGGTCCTGAAGGTTTGTTATTCACTGGAGACAAGAGTGGAAAGCTCTGTGTTTGGAGTTTAGCTGGCACCAAAATTTAG